From the genome of Chanos chanos chromosome 5, fChaCha1.1, whole genome shotgun sequence, one region includes:
- the prkag2b gene encoding 5'-AMP-activated protein kinase subunit gamma-1, producing MGSTVMDAKKKDSKKNPKKKRALRLNMPDLSPFASPLLDGETDRNESDDTRKGDGSCLSSSPTKGLFAKASTPQPSTPKSANPGSPKTIFPYPPSSHQNSPPKSPRRLSFSGIFRTSSNSAPASIKFFSRTRKASGLSSSPPTPTQTPTQLAFPTEAQSTTTERLETRSRSLSSPPDTGQRFSLPPSAKPPIPAFTPNSTSRQLLKSGANISLPVTESLSLWQVYGLAEGMLEKLELEDEAAEEPGSGIYMRFMKSHKCYDIIPTSSKLVVFDTTLQVKKAFFALVSNGVRAAPLWETKRQSFVGMLTITDFIIILHRYYKSPLVQIYELEEHKIETWRELYLQETFKPFVSISPEASIFDAVYSLIKNKIHRLPVIDPITGNALYILTHKRILKFLQLFVCEMPKPAFMKQTLEELGIGTYSNIAFIHPDTPIIKALSIFVERRVSALPVVDVTGKVVDIYSKFDVINLAAEKTYNNLDITVTEALRHRSQYFEGVMKCQRLETLETIVDRIVKAEVHRLVVVDDSSRIEGIISLSDILQALVLTPAGNSQDEVMKE from the exons GATCTCAGTCCTTTTGCCTCTCCACTTCTGGacggagaaacagacagaaatgagagtGATGACACACGCAAG gGGGATGGGAGCTGCCTCTCCTCCAGCCCCACTAAAGGGCTTTTTGCGAAGGCTTCTACACCCCAACCATCCACACCCAAGTCAGCTAATCCAGGCTCTCCGAAAACCATCTTTCCCTACCCCCCATCCTCCCACCAGAACTCACCACCCAAATCCCCCCGTCGCTTGAGCTTCAGTGGTATCTTCCGCACCTCCTCAAACTCCGCCCCTGCCAGCATCAAGTTCTTTTCTAGAACCAGGAAAG cGTCTGgcctctcctcttcccctcctACGCCGACACAGACGCCGACTCAGCTGGCATTCCCTACGGAAGCTCAAAGCACTACTACGGAGCGCCTGGAAACACGCTCCCGCTCTCTGTCATCTCCTCCAGACACAGGACAGCGTTTTAGTCTGCCACCCTCTGCCAAGCCCCCCATCCCTGCTTTCACCCCCAACTCTACCTCACGACAG CTACTGAAGAGCGGCGCGAATATCAGCCTACCTGTAACTGAAAGCCTCTCTCTTTGGCAGGTTTACGGTTTAGCTGAAGGCATGTTGgagaaacttgaacttgaagaTGAAG CTGCTGAAGAACCAGGGAGTGGTATTTACATGCGCTTTATGAAGTCCCACAAGTGCTATGACATCATCCCCACCAGTTCAAAGCTGGTGGTTTTTGACACAACACTACAA gttaaaaaagcattttttgcCCTTGTCTCCAATGGAGTTAGAGCTGCACCGCTATGGGAAACCAAGAGACAAAGCTTTGTGG GGATGCTGACGATTACAGATTTCATCATTATACTGCATAGGTACTACAAGTCACCTCTG GTGCAAATCTATGAACTGGAAGAGCATAAGATAGAGACGTGGAGAG AACTCTACCTGCAGGAGACATTCAAGCCCTTTGTCAGCATATCACCTGAGGCAAg cATATTTGACGCAGTTTACTCACTCATCAAAAACAAGATCCATCGTCTGCCTGTCATTGATCCCATCACGGGGAACGCCCTCTACATCCTGACCCACAAGAGGATCCTCAAGTTCCTGCAGCTCTTT gtgtgtgaGATGCCTAAACCGGCCTTCATGAAGCAGACCCTGGAAGAGTTGGGTATTGGCACGTACAGTAATATCGCCTTCATCCACCCTGACACGCCCATCATTAAAGCCCTCAGTATCTTTGTGGAGAGGAGGGTGTCTGCACTGCCTGTGGTGGATGTGacag GAAAGGTTGTGGATATTTATTCCAAGTTTGATGTCATA aacCTGGCTGCTGAGAAAACGTACAATAACCTGGACATCACAGTCACCGAGGCTCTCAGACACCGATCACAGTACTTTGAGGGAGTCATGAAGTGCCAAAGGTTAGAGACCCTGGAGACCATCGTCGACAGAATCGTTAAAGCAGAG GTGCAtcgtttggtggtggtggacgACAGCTCGCGCATTGAGGgaatcatctctctgtctgacatcCTGCAGGCTCTGGTGCTCACTCCAGCAG GGAACAGCCAGGATGAGGTTATGAAAGAATGA